In a single window of the Tellurirhabdus bombi genome:
- a CDS encoding type IX secretion system plug protein, with translation MRKFACLLPAIWLCVQSLYAQNIATVDKVYNPKIKTVLLVPVIGNNPSDPALSLNPPVINTAEEVPLLLSFDDLTADYRPYRAKVIHCNWDWQRSVLNDIEFTFEYNDYPIQDYQLSSGTKVPYYHYRFPVPKLKLPGNYVLVVYNERNPNDIILTRRFSTYATRVQVAPNIQFSSGVQERFTDQQIDFNISYRGYPLISPQDDLKIVIRQNYRDDRVVTGLRPTNVRAFDNLLEYRLFDLKNTFPGGNEYRFFDTRTVISQANYIGRIERRDERTIAYVLPDAVRSVGAYVLTDDFNGQYVIDQLESRIGATQADYISTVFTLKVDEIANAEIYVNGAFNFWQLDALNKMTYSPQERAYKAEIPLKQGVYNYDYSVKGLAPPVTRSGMTIEGNEALIEGNYSATENDYEIFVYHRPPAARADQLVGYQKVGINKRK, from the coding sequence ATGAGAAAATTTGCCTGCCTGTTACCCGCAATCTGGCTGTGCGTACAGTCTTTATACGCGCAGAACATTGCAACGGTTGACAAAGTATACAATCCAAAAATCAAAACTGTTTTACTTGTTCCAGTAATTGGCAACAATCCTTCTGATCCGGCGCTTTCGCTGAATCCGCCCGTTATCAACACCGCCGAAGAAGTCCCACTGCTGCTTTCGTTCGATGATCTGACTGCCGACTACCGGCCTTATCGCGCTAAAGTTATTCACTGCAACTGGGATTGGCAGCGCTCGGTGCTGAATGACATCGAATTTACGTTTGAATACAACGATTATCCGATTCAGGATTATCAGCTTTCCAGCGGGACGAAGGTGCCGTATTACCACTATCGCTTCCCGGTTCCGAAGCTGAAATTGCCGGGCAATTACGTGCTGGTGGTTTATAATGAGCGAAATCCGAACGATATTATCCTGACGCGCCGGTTTAGTACGTACGCTACTCGTGTGCAAGTAGCGCCAAACATTCAGTTTTCGTCGGGTGTGCAAGAGCGGTTTACGGACCAGCAAATTGATTTTAACATCAGTTACCGGGGCTATCCATTGATTTCGCCGCAGGATGACCTGAAAATTGTGATCCGGCAAAATTACCGCGACGACCGTGTTGTGACGGGCTTGCGGCCAACCAATGTCCGGGCGTTTGATAATTTGCTGGAATACCGCCTTTTCGATTTGAAGAATACGTTTCCGGGGGGGAATGAATACCGCTTTTTTGATACCCGAACCGTTATTTCCCAGGCCAACTACATCGGCCGCATCGAACGTCGGGACGAGCGCACGATTGCTTATGTATTGCCTGACGCGGTGCGTAGCGTGGGCGCGTATGTCCTCACCGACGATTTCAACGGGCAGTACGTTATTGACCAGTTGGAAAGCCGAATTGGAGCGACTCAGGCCGATTATATTTCAACCGTTTTTACCCTTAAAGTAGACGAAATTGCGAACGCCGAGATCTATGTCAATGGGGCCTTTAACTTCTGGCAGCTCGATGCGCTCAACAAAATGACGTATTCGCCGCAGGAACGTGCCTACAAAGCGGAAATTCCCCTCAAGCAGGGCGTTTATAATTACGATTATTCCGTCAAAGGACTGGCTCCACCCGTAACCCGCTCCGGCATGACCATCGAAGGAAACGAAGCGCTGATCGAAGGAAATTATTCCGCTACGGAGAACGACTACGAAATTTTTGTCTACCACCGTCCGCCAGCCGCGCGGGCCGATCAGTTGGTAGGGTATCAGAAAGTTGGCATCAACAAGCGGAAGTAA
- a CDS encoding YdcF family protein has translation MFFFLSKVLYYIIMPAGLLTITLLAALLVKNPRYRRRWLQLGIGLWFLLGNGFLSNEIALWWEVPPTTLAKTTKPRIGIVLTGGIMRSDIKPFNRIFLADHADRMGQALLLYKAGLIQKILISGGGDPIIPREIANEGKLTAQFLQAGGIPANAIILENKSLNTYENARFTAAILRQKFSDNEYVLITSAFHMQRAVACFQKQQIQVVPYSADIMGQQRLYTPDNLILPSEGAFRDSYQLLRELVGYVVYKLMGYA, from the coding sequence ATGTTCTTCTTTTTGTCTAAAGTTCTGTATTACATCATCATGCCCGCTGGGCTGCTAACCATTACCTTACTGGCTGCGTTGTTGGTGAAGAATCCGCGGTATCGCCGCCGCTGGCTACAGCTTGGGATTGGACTCTGGTTTTTATTGGGGAATGGATTTCTGAGTAATGAAATTGCCCTGTGGTGGGAGGTGCCGCCCACCACGCTGGCGAAGACCACAAAGCCTCGAATTGGTATTGTGCTGACGGGAGGAATTATGCGCTCGGATATTAAACCGTTCAACCGGATTTTTTTAGCCGATCACGCCGATCGGATGGGGCAGGCGCTCTTGTTGTACAAAGCGGGACTAATCCAGAAAATCCTGATTAGCGGCGGCGGAGATCCAATTATTCCGCGTGAGATCGCTAATGAGGGAAAATTAACCGCGCAATTTCTACAGGCAGGCGGCATTCCGGCGAATGCCATTATTCTGGAGAATAAATCCCTGAATACCTACGAAAATGCCCGTTTTACAGCGGCAATTCTCCGTCAAAAGTTCTCTGATAATGAATATGTTCTGATCACGTCCGCCTTTCATATGCAACGAGCGGTGGCTTGTTTTCAGAAACAGCAAATCCAGGTTGTACCTTACTCCGCCGATATAATGGGCCAACAGCGGCTTTATACGCCGGATAACCTTATTCTACCTTCTGAAGGGGCCTTCCGGGACAGCTACCAGCTCTTACGTGAGCTAGTCGGGTACGTCGTTTACAAGCTAATGGGCTACGCCTGA
- the ychF gene encoding redox-regulated ATPase YchF, whose amino-acid sequence MSLQCGIVGLPNVGKSTLFNAISSGKAEAANYPFCTIDPNVGVVTVPDERLDTLETLVKPQKVVPTIIEFVDIAGLVKGASQGQGLGNKFLANIREVDAVVHVIRCFEDENIVHVEGRVNPIFDKDIIDTELQLKDLESVDKKLQRIEKAVRSSGDAKAKAELDVLLKYKTALEAGQNARSVEASPEDRQAAVGELHLLTIKPVIYVANVDENSLPNGNQFSDQLKETAKAEGAEVIVVCAAIESQIAEMEDPEERQMFLGEYGLDESGLDKLIKASYRLLNLITYFTAGVKEVRAWTIQRGWKAPQAAGVIHTDFERGFIRAEVIKLPDYIQYKTEAAIKEAGKMGVEGKEYVVADGDIMHFRFNV is encoded by the coding sequence ATGAGTCTGCAATGTGGAATCGTAGGGTTGCCAAACGTCGGTAAATCCACTTTATTTAATGCCATCTCGAGCGGGAAAGCCGAAGCGGCCAACTACCCGTTCTGTACCATAGATCCCAACGTCGGGGTGGTCACCGTTCCAGACGAGCGGCTGGATACCCTCGAAACCCTGGTCAAGCCCCAAAAGGTTGTTCCAACCATCATTGAGTTTGTCGACATTGCCGGTCTGGTGAAGGGAGCCAGCCAGGGCCAGGGCCTGGGGAACAAGTTTTTAGCCAATATCCGGGAAGTTGACGCCGTGGTGCACGTCATCCGGTGTTTCGAAGACGAAAACATTGTTCACGTTGAAGGCCGCGTGAACCCGATTTTCGACAAAGATATCATCGATACCGAACTGCAACTGAAAGATCTTGAATCGGTTGACAAAAAACTGCAACGGATCGAGAAAGCTGTCCGGTCGAGCGGCGACGCCAAGGCGAAAGCCGAACTAGACGTGCTGCTGAAATACAAAACGGCTTTGGAAGCGGGGCAAAACGCCCGTAGCGTGGAGGCTTCGCCTGAAGATCGCCAGGCAGCTGTTGGTGAACTGCACCTGCTCACCATTAAGCCGGTTATTTACGTAGCGAACGTCGACGAAAATTCCCTGCCCAACGGAAATCAGTTCTCCGACCAGTTAAAAGAGACCGCCAAAGCCGAAGGCGCTGAGGTGATTGTCGTTTGCGCGGCGATTGAATCCCAGATTGCCGAAATGGAAGATCCCGAAGAACGCCAGATGTTCCTGGGCGAATATGGTTTGGACGAATCAGGTCTGGATAAACTCATCAAAGCGTCTTACCGCCTCCTCAACCTGATCACGTATTTTACGGCGGGTGTGAAGGAAGTTCGCGCCTGGACCATCCAGCGGGGTTGGAAAGCCCCGCAGGCAGCCGGCGTGATTCACACGGACTTTGAACGCGGGTTCATCCGGGCGGAAGTTATCAAGTTGCCGGATTATATCCAGTACAAAACCGAAGCGGCCATTAAGGAAGCCGGTAAAATGGGCGTTGAAGGCAAAGAATACGTGGTGGCGGATGGCGATATCATGCATTTCCGGTTCAACGTATAA
- the pfkA gene encoding 6-phosphofructokinase → MKRIAVFTSGGDAPGMNACIRAVVRGAVYHGIEVFGVRRGYNGMINGDIFQMTSHSVSNIVQRGGTILKSARSKEFMTPEGRRKAFEQLQKNNIEGLVAIGGNGTFTGATIFYDEFGIPTVGAPGTIDNDLYGTDHTIGFDTAVNTALEAIDKIRDTADSHDRVFFIEVMGRDSGYIAIQSGIAGGAEMVMVPEVLTPIPEVIETLKQGWSRSKSSSIIIVAEGDEEGNAAEVAEKIRLHVGSGVDMRVTTLGHIQRGGVPTAYDRILASRLGLGALEGLMNGEKNVMAGVVNNELVYTPFRDTIRLPKPISEDMLRMVRILSV, encoded by the coding sequence ATGAAGCGTATAGCTGTTTTTACTTCCGGCGGTGACGCACCTGGTATGAATGCCTGCATCCGGGCAGTTGTTCGGGGGGCAGTTTACCATGGAATCGAAGTGTTCGGCGTTCGGCGGGGCTACAACGGAATGATAAACGGCGATATTTTCCAGATGACCTCTCATTCGGTTAGCAACATTGTTCAACGGGGCGGTACGATTCTGAAATCGGCCCGAAGCAAGGAGTTTATGACACCCGAAGGTCGCCGCAAAGCATTTGAACAACTGCAAAAAAATAATATTGAAGGGCTGGTAGCGATTGGTGGAAACGGTACGTTTACAGGTGCCACCATTTTCTACGACGAATTTGGCATTCCAACCGTTGGTGCGCCGGGAACCATTGACAATGACCTGTACGGAACCGATCACACCATTGGCTTCGATACCGCCGTCAATACCGCCCTGGAAGCCATCGACAAAATTCGGGATACAGCCGATTCCCACGACCGCGTATTTTTCATCGAGGTAATGGGCCGCGACTCCGGTTACATCGCAATTCAGTCCGGTATTGCCGGGGGCGCTGAGATGGTGATGGTTCCGGAAGTACTAACTCCCATTCCCGAAGTTATTGAAACGCTCAAACAAGGCTGGAGCCGCTCCAAGTCTTCGTCGATCATCATTGTGGCCGAAGGCGACGAAGAAGGAAACGCCGCCGAGGTTGCGGAAAAAATCCGTTTGCACGTTGGCTCAGGAGTCGATATGCGGGTAACGACGCTCGGACACATCCAGCGGGGTGGTGTTCCTACGGCCTATGACCGCATTCTGGCGAGCCGGCTTGGTCTGGGCGCGCTGGAAGGCTTGATGAATGGGGAAAAGAACGTAATGGCGGGCGTCGTCAACAACGAGTTGGTTTACACGCCTTTCCGCGATACCATTCGTTTGCCCAAACCAATCAGTGAGGACATGCTGCGGATGGTGCGTATCCTGAGCGTATAG
- a CDS encoding redoxin domain-containing protein, with protein MSNFHRICLTVFFIGYSALTMAQAPAASHRISAHLKGLSNKTAYLANYFGPTQYIPRDTAQSDAEGRLLFDGANTLPEGLYMIVVDAKPVMQLVIGEQNFSFEADTADIVGTIKFAAPGESALFYDYQKFLQKQYKQITAIRNQNGANNQTQIAALQKESNTYRTDFIKKNPKSLTVKLLQAVAEPEVPPAPKLANGRPDSLFVFNYYKSHFFDGFDFSDERLLRSPFVQQKLDRYLKELTVQTVDSLIKEADYLVGRAKANKEMLSYTIWYITNQYEQSKVIGLDGVFVHMAEKYYLTGVMPLSDTASLSSIRKRAQILKPLLAGKIIPNMSAQDSLGRPQALHSVKGEYVVAFMYDPDCGHCKESAPKLKKFFEDHRAKGMQVYAVAINNTPEKWRQFVREQKLQGMVHVYGPSSGINFEQKYDVYSTPTVYFLDKNKKILARRLPVEELESYFQFMQRQQPAKPKAPTPTAKAGSAASTKK; from the coding sequence ATGTCAAACTTTCATCGAATTTGTTTAACAGTCTTCTTTATCGGTTACTCCGCCTTGACGATGGCGCAGGCTCCTGCCGCCAGTCACCGCATTAGTGCCCATCTGAAAGGACTCTCCAATAAGACCGCTTACCTGGCGAATTACTTTGGCCCTACGCAGTACATCCCACGCGACACGGCCCAGTCGGATGCCGAAGGACGCCTCCTGTTCGATGGAGCCAACACATTGCCGGAAGGTCTTTACATGATTGTGGTTGACGCCAAGCCCGTGATGCAGTTGGTTATTGGTGAGCAGAATTTCTCGTTTGAAGCCGACACAGCCGACATCGTTGGAACAATCAAGTTTGCAGCTCCCGGCGAAAGCGCTCTTTTCTACGATTATCAGAAATTTCTGCAAAAGCAATATAAGCAAATTACGGCCATTCGGAATCAGAACGGAGCAAATAATCAGACACAGATTGCCGCCCTTCAGAAAGAGTCTAACACTTACCGCACGGATTTTATTAAGAAAAACCCCAAGTCTCTGACGGTGAAATTGCTGCAAGCGGTTGCCGAACCCGAGGTTCCACCGGCGCCAAAGCTTGCCAATGGCCGCCCCGACTCGCTTTTTGTGTTTAATTACTACAAATCGCACTTTTTCGACGGATTTGATTTCTCGGACGAACGCTTGCTCCGCTCTCCCTTTGTCCAACAAAAACTGGATCGTTACCTGAAAGAACTAACCGTGCAAACGGTCGATTCACTGATCAAAGAAGCGGATTACCTGGTTGGTCGGGCCAAGGCAAATAAAGAGATGCTTTCGTACACGATTTGGTACATTACCAATCAATACGAGCAGTCGAAAGTGATTGGACTGGACGGCGTTTTCGTGCACATGGCGGAGAAATATTACCTGACGGGTGTCATGCCGCTTTCGGACACGGCATCGCTGAGCAGCATTCGCAAACGGGCACAGATCCTGAAGCCTCTACTGGCCGGAAAAATCATTCCGAACATGAGCGCCCAGGATTCCCTGGGCCGTCCCCAGGCTCTGCACAGCGTTAAAGGCGAGTATGTGGTTGCTTTTATGTACGACCCCGATTGTGGACACTGCAAGGAATCGGCGCCCAAGCTGAAGAAATTTTTTGAAGATCACCGCGCCAAAGGCATGCAGGTATATGCCGTAGCGATCAACAACACCCCCGAGAAGTGGCGGCAATTTGTTCGGGAGCAGAAATTACAGGGCATGGTTCATGTGTATGGCCCTAGCTCCGGCATCAATTTTGAACAGAAATACGACGTTTATTCAACCCCAACAGTCTATTTTCTGGACAAAAACAAAAAAATTCTGGCGCGTCGTCTACCCGTTGAAGAGCTGGAAAGTTACTTCCAGTTTATGCAGCGGCAGCAGCCCGCCAAGCCAAAGGCACCTACCCCAACAGCCAAAGCGGGCAGTGCCGCAAGTACTAAAAAATAA
- a CDS encoding DUF3276 family protein, translating into MEEKEKEKIFSKRVRAGKRTYFFDVKSTRASDYYLTITESRRHPQGDGFVYEKHKMFLYKEDFDKFADALQETIQYIKADLMPEFDFAQFTVKDELEDIGGSELKWD; encoded by the coding sequence GTGGAAGAAAAAGAGAAAGAAAAAATCTTTTCCAAGCGCGTTCGTGCTGGAAAAAGAACCTACTTCTTTGACGTTAAATCCACCCGGGCAAGCGACTATTACCTAACGATTACCGAAAGCCGCCGCCACCCGCAGGGTGATGGCTTTGTGTATGAGAAACACAAAATGTTTTTGTACAAAGAAGATTTCGATAAGTTCGCAGATGCTCTTCAGGAGACAATTCAATACATCAAAGCTGATCTGATGCCTGAATTTGACTTCGCCCAATTTACGGTGAAAGACGAGCTAGAAGATATAGGTGGCAGTGAACTTAAGTGGGATTAA
- a CDS encoding glycosyltransferase family 2 protein yields the protein MPKLSIITVTYNAERYLERTIRSILANGQRPEVEYLVIDGASKDGTLGIIRQYEVVIQRWISESDRGLYDAMNKGLQAATGEYVWFLNAGDEVHDSQVIPQLLRAIDTQQADVYYSDALFVNESGQPVGLRSEITPHRLPKNLTWRDMDMGMKVCHQAFIARRIIAPQYPIDNLSADIDWEIRCLKAANKIVYLPFILCKYLTGGLSVQRHRQSLIDRFKVLATHFGTVPTLWNHARIVIRAARKRLNT from the coding sequence ATGCCCAAACTTTCCATTATCACCGTCACGTACAACGCCGAGCGCTATCTGGAACGGACCATCCGAAGCATCCTGGCCAATGGTCAGAGACCAGAGGTTGAATATCTGGTGATCGACGGGGCCTCGAAAGACGGAACCTTAGGGATTATCCGACAATATGAAGTTGTCATTCAACGCTGGATTTCTGAATCTGACCGGGGTTTGTACGATGCCATGAACAAAGGATTGCAGGCTGCCACGGGGGAGTATGTCTGGTTTTTGAACGCGGGCGATGAAGTCCACGACAGCCAGGTTATTCCACAGCTACTCCGGGCTATCGATACGCAGCAGGCCGACGTGTATTACAGCGACGCCCTTTTCGTGAATGAGTCAGGACAGCCCGTTGGCCTTCGCTCCGAAATAACCCCGCATCGCTTGCCTAAAAACCTAACCTGGCGGGACATGGACATGGGTATGAAAGTATGTCATCAGGCGTTTATTGCCCGACGAATCATAGCACCCCAATACCCCATCGATAATCTCAGCGCTGATATTGACTGGGAAATTCGCTGTCTGAAAGCGGCTAATAAAATTGTTTATCTACCTTTCATCCTCTGTAAGTACCTGACCGGCGGACTCTCGGTGCAGCGGCATCGCCAATCGCTCATTGATCGCTTTAAGGTACTGGCCACGCATTTTGGCACCGTTCCCACTTTGTGGAATCACGCCCGGATCGTGATCAGAGCGGCTCGTAAACGACTGAATACCTGA
- a CDS encoding bestrophin family protein translates to MIPHDTKEWLLHIFNLRRSDTLRTLMPVILALSVYAAFIVYLIDDFFHLPDNSPLKNVSLVHTLLGFVISMLLVFRTNTAYDRWWEGRKLWGSLVNNSRNLALKVNQLLGPEHAESREFFAAMIPNFAFALKNHLRGDFHEKEFTETRLFKLNQLHRKEHIPGQIASAIFGRVSELQRQGILLPEHMLVLNVELQGFMDICGACERIHNTPIPFSYSSFIKKFIFIYCITIPLGYAYVMEYFAVGLCVFVFYVLASLEVIAEEIEDPFGTDANDLPAENICNNIHKSVNLLLTSQPPVDKTSI, encoded by the coding sequence ATGATACCGCATGATACCAAGGAGTGGTTACTCCACATCTTCAATTTACGCCGATCAGATACATTACGTACCCTGATGCCTGTTATACTTGCCCTGAGTGTTTACGCGGCTTTTATTGTCTACTTAATTGATGATTTCTTTCATCTCCCGGACAATTCGCCGTTAAAAAACGTTTCGCTCGTTCATACACTGCTGGGTTTTGTGATTTCGATGTTGCTGGTATTCAGGACTAATACGGCTTACGACCGCTGGTGGGAAGGCCGTAAATTATGGGGATCACTGGTTAATAACAGCCGAAATCTAGCGCTGAAAGTCAATCAGTTGCTTGGCCCAGAGCACGCTGAATCCCGGGAGTTCTTCGCCGCTATGATTCCAAATTTCGCCTTTGCGTTAAAAAACCACCTGCGCGGCGACTTTCACGAAAAAGAATTTACCGAGACACGGTTATTCAAACTAAATCAGCTCCATCGCAAAGAACACATACCTGGTCAGATTGCGTCGGCTATTTTTGGTCGGGTAAGTGAGCTGCAACGCCAGGGTATTCTGCTGCCCGAACACATGCTGGTTCTCAACGTAGAGTTACAGGGATTTATGGACATCTGCGGCGCCTGCGAACGGATTCACAACACCCCTATTCCCTTCTCTTACAGCTCGTTTATTAAGAAGTTTATCTTTATTTACTGCATCACCATTCCGCTGGGTTACGCCTATGTGATGGAGTATTTCGCCGTTGGCTTGTGCGTCTTTGTCTTTTATGTGCTAGCGAGTTTGGAAGTCATTGCGGAAGAAATTGAAGATCCTTTCGGTACGGATGCGAATGATTTACCGGCTGAAAATATTTGTAACAACATCCACAAAAGCGTTAACCTATTATTAACTAGCCAACCGCCGGTTGACAAAACCTCGATTTAA
- a CDS encoding DUF58 domain-containing protein: MSDFFRRGFMKNQVDLRKIREFGSVEFLARQLVEGFITGLHKSPFHGFSVEFAEHRLYNTGESTRHIDWKVYAKSEKVFVKRYEEETNLRCHLLIDTSSTMYYPDLGKGTYGKITFSVMAAACVAYLLQRQKDAVSLCTFSEDIELQTPVKSTPSHVHKMFIQLNDLLEQPPQPKKTSAASVIHQLAEKINKRSLVVIFSDMFENVSEAEHLFSALQHLRHNLHEVLLFHVTDKKTEQDFSFDERPYEFIDLETGEKVKVQPNQVRDSYQQAIQNFYQELKLRCGQYRIDFIEADIAQGFDQILSAYLVKRGKMK, translated from the coding sequence ATGTCTGATTTTTTTCGCCGGGGCTTTATGAAAAATCAGGTTGATTTACGGAAAATCAGAGAATTTGGTAGCGTCGAATTTCTGGCCCGTCAGTTGGTTGAAGGGTTCATTACCGGGCTGCATAAATCGCCATTCCACGGCTTTTCGGTCGAGTTTGCCGAACACCGGCTGTACAACACGGGCGAAAGTACCCGCCACATCGACTGGAAAGTATACGCCAAGTCGGAAAAAGTATTCGTCAAACGCTACGAAGAAGAAACCAACCTCCGCTGCCACTTATTAATCGACACATCGTCAACGATGTATTACCCCGATCTGGGAAAAGGCACCTACGGCAAAATTACGTTTAGTGTGATGGCTGCTGCCTGTGTGGCTTATTTGCTCCAACGTCAGAAGGATGCCGTTAGCCTTTGCACCTTCTCGGAAGATATCGAGCTTCAAACACCGGTCAAATCGACGCCCTCGCACGTTCACAAAATGTTCATTCAACTGAATGACCTGTTGGAACAGCCACCGCAGCCTAAAAAAACATCAGCCGCGTCGGTGATTCACCAATTAGCCGAAAAAATTAATAAGCGTTCGCTGGTGGTGATTTTTAGCGATATGTTTGAAAATGTCTCAGAGGCTGAGCACCTGTTTTCGGCGCTTCAGCATTTGCGGCACAACCTGCACGAGGTCTTGCTATTTCATGTCACGGATAAAAAAACCGAGCAGGATTTCTCCTTCGACGAGCGCCCGTATGAATTCATCGACCTGGAAACCGGCGAAAAAGTAAAAGTACAGCCTAATCAGGTGCGCGACTCCTACCAGCAGGCCATTCAAAACTTTTACCAGGAACTGAAACTGCGCTGTGGCCAGTACCGCATTGACTTCATTGAGGCCGATATTGCGCAGGGCTTCGATCAGATCCTGTCGGCGTATCTGGTGAAACGAGGCAAAATGAAATAA
- a CDS encoding septal ring lytic transglycosylase RlpA family protein — protein MSLIMSLMLLFNSIQPTEIHKGLIQRGKASFYSKKFNGRKTAYGERIKPTDLTAAHRSLPHNTMVEVTNLDNHKSVVVRINDRGPHTKGRIIDLGYSAAKTLGMIQRGVANVAIRVVGADRFAKADSAQQDSLYLASSQLMLQTAEPVGNN, from the coding sequence ATGAGTTTAATCATGTCCCTGATGTTGCTTTTCAACAGCATCCAACCGACGGAGATCCACAAGGGTCTCATACAGCGAGGCAAGGCCTCTTTCTACTCCAAGAAGTTCAATGGCCGTAAAACCGCCTATGGTGAGCGCATCAAACCTACCGACTTAACCGCTGCTCACCGCTCTCTACCGCATAATACCATGGTAGAAGTAACCAATCTAGATAATCACAAGTCTGTCGTTGTACGTATTAATGATCGCGGCCCGCATACGAAAGGCCGGATTATTGACTTGGGATATTCAGCCGCTAAAACCCTGGGAATGATCCAGCGCGGTGTTGCAAATGTAGCCATCCGTGTTGTCGGAGCCGACCGTTTTGCCAAGGCAGACTCCGCGCAGCAAGACTCTCTCTATTTGGCTAGTTCTCAATTGATGTTGCAAACAGCAGAGCCTGTTGGCAACAATTAA
- a CDS encoding phosphatase PAP2 family protein, translating into MSLQNIHLKFPLLLLFWLTLLRTFAQPIATDTTAFERNSLQHRIPLKAFIIPSVLIGGGVALLDSRTREPFQTMNVVTHLDDYLVVSPYALRVGLQVAGVKPNIKLGDEIAVTIVANVLAGGVTEGLKRTVGSLRPNGEDRKSFPSGHAAISFTGAELLHQAYRHKSPWISVAGYTLATATSVLRVANLHHHWGDVLAGAGIGIASVKLTYLAYPLVKKQFSRHRKQRVKD; encoded by the coding sequence ATGTCCCTACAAAACATTCATCTTAAGTTTCCGCTTCTTCTTCTGTTCTGGCTCACGTTGCTTCGCACGTTTGCCCAACCCATTGCCACTGATACGACTGCTTTTGAACGAAATAGTCTTCAGCACCGTATTCCATTAAAGGCGTTCATTATTCCTTCCGTCCTGATTGGTGGTGGTGTAGCCTTGCTGGATAGCCGCACCCGCGAGCCTTTCCAGACCATGAATGTTGTCACCCACCTCGACGATTATCTGGTTGTTAGTCCGTATGCTTTGCGAGTAGGTTTGCAGGTTGCCGGCGTCAAACCCAATATCAAGCTGGGCGATGAAATTGCCGTTACGATTGTGGCAAACGTGCTGGCAGGCGGCGTTACCGAAGGGCTGAAGCGAACGGTTGGCTCCCTCCGCCCGAATGGCGAAGACCGAAAATCGTTTCCTTCTGGCCACGCTGCCATTTCATTTACCGGTGCGGAGCTGCTGCACCAGGCTTATCGGCATAAAAGTCCCTGGATTAGCGTGGCCGGGTATACCTTAGCAACGGCAACCAGCGTTTTACGAGTAGCCAATCTACATCACCACTGGGGCGACGTATTAGCCGGCGCCGGAATCGGAATTGCTTCTGTTAAACTAACTTATCTTGCTTATCCACTCGTAAAAAAGCAGTTTAGCCGACACAGGAAGCAACGTGTTAAAGATTAA